AAGGTTATAAGCACTTTCATTTCTTCTACATTGTACATCTGATCAGTCCCAAATTATTTCTGCAGCATGACAATGAGCCCATACACAGAGCCAACTTAACAACAGCGATATTCAGAGTCAAGAACGAGGATTCCTGACACATTTGATCTGATGTCAACAAGATGGATTCAGTGtgggattacacaaaaataaactaaGATCaagcacaaacaaatcaatatcaATGTGCTGTGAAGTGATCAAGATTTGGCACAAAGGCAAGTGTTGGTTTGCAGGActtgaaacacaacaacaacaacataaacaaagtAATCACTGCATATGAAAGTTGAATAGCATAAGAGACTAGTCCCATAACATTGCACAGCTCTAGGGCTGGACGATATGAGATTATATTGCATTAACGTCGTTTTGATGCTCAGCCCTATGAGCAGTAGTCCACGGGTGTTTACATGCTAGCAGCCTCTTTTCAGTCACTTTCCAACTGACGTACAGAAATTAGCATCGTTAGCCACTTACTCTTGTCGAGGGTCGACTCATCGTGACAGGGGATACCGAAAATGTCCAGCTCGGTCTTTAAGCTCTCTGCGCTCACTGGTTCCATTGTCTCTCACTGTCAGAGCTCCGGAGAAATCTGATCAACGCCAGAAGCTCATTTCATTTTACCGCGAAAAGACTGATGTCGCTGTTGGCGGCGACCGGAAGCTACGTCACATCCATCCGCAATAAAAAGTggaagttgttcttcttcttggttTAATGACGGTAGgctgcattaccgccacctatTGGGCTGGAGCGTGGATCAGAGGATTGACAGGTGaaccaaagaaaagaaagtaaagaaacaataaattctttattttcatgGTTTCCTTTAAAATGCCAATAGCTGCCACATGTTCTTCCCAGTGTTTCTCCTCTGAgattctttacttttttaaattcagaagCATACTACAATCGTGAtgttctttttatatttctttattctcttgtctacctcattctgagctgcctgctgctgtaacaagtggaTTTTCCCGATGTGTGGATAAATACAATTCTAATATTTAATATCCAATataaaatctatctatctatcatatgacaaataacaaaatatcaaaaagaCTGAGCGgtggctacaacaacaacatacacacacaaaaacacacacatacaaaaaagaaagaaaaaaaaaggtcaatCTGGAATGAAAGTACATAGATTTCGTAGAGACACTGTAAAAAGATTGGTTGGGAGATTCTCTAGTGTGAAGGCAAGTGGGAGTTGAGACGAGCCACAATTTCAGATCAGAAATATATTTCAACCTGGATTAGAAGCTGCAGCAGTTAAGTCAGCTGATTGAGTAGTTAATCAGAACAAGATCTAAAATTTGatggtttcagcttctcataAGACAgaatttcctgttttttaaaaacatataaatttGATCAGGATTTCAGTGTAGATCGAATAAAACCAGACATTTATTGATGCCGTTTGGTGCTGCAGGATATTGTTACAGgcatttacttttgttttcttgatgtTTGATAAACCAAATAATTAATTGCAGCCTTAATATAGATTTCCTTTAGGACATTTTCTATCTTTTGAACTAaaagaaattgtgtgtgtgtgcaacacaCAAAGTATAATAACAAAATCCATGTATTTGTCTTGTAATCAAAGGTTAAATaatttttctttattgtatCACCAGCACATTTGCAACATCATGAATATTCAGTCCAGTGTTAACTGCTTCCAGAGGCTTCAAACTCAAcacatctcttttttttaatgacaaactCAGACAGTCTCAGATTTCTGTCCTGGTGGGTCCatcactctcttcctcttcctccatctgtgGGAGCAATGATGTGTTGTTAGATAAAGATACCAAACCAGACATCTGACATTAATGAAGTGCTGCTATAGGAACTGGTTGTTGTTTGCGGACAAACCTCCCACTCACCTGAGCAGAGTAGCACCGGCCTCTGGGTGTGAATTTCCATGATGTCACCCTCCACAAAGATTCACAGAGGGAGGCCGACAATTCATGGGTGTCACGCACCTGACAAACATATGTACACATTTGTGACTTCTGTCATGACTATGAACATTTCTTTGTATGTAACATGATTTCTATTTAATATTTGACTATAAATATCTGCAtgttcattataataataatttctttcTCACACCTTCATGCTGTTCAGACAGGCATTTCTGAAGTCCATGTTACTGCTAGAGCTCACGATACTGATGGACGAAGTGAGAATCACCTTGACAGCTGAACGCAGCTTCTCTTGGTCCTGTCATGTTGAACACATCAGAtaaatgatttcattatttacttGATCTAAAAAGTATAAGGTCAAGTTATATAGAAAAAATTACCCCCACAATCTCCCAACCTGAAACTTTCTTATTGCTTGTTTTGCCCGACCATTAGTCCAAAGACAAAGATTTTTAATTCATAAGGGatacaaacaaagaaaagcatatAATTCTGAGATTTGAGAAGGTGGCACAAGCAAATGGTTTGAAGTGTTTCTTAATGAATTGATTAAAGGATTAGTCAAATATTTGTTCCAAATCTAAATTatatgagtgtttgtgtgtcatgcTTGCCCTTTTCCTGCGCTGTTGGgctttcagtgttttctttagCTCAGTCTCCAGGGCTGCTGTGACTGCCTGTCTGTTGTTGCTGAGAATATCCTCCAGGTGGTGCTCTATCAGGGCCTCTGTAGCTGTAAGAGCATCATAGATACACCAGTTTCCACTGTGGCTGGAATAATACATAACTCTTGTATTGTAGCTGTTTCAAATTAATGAAGGGAGGCTGTCTGTAGTGTTTTGTGAGTCTGCATGACTCAGTTTCTCTCACCCATGACATCAGAGAGCTGCGAGGTGAAGGGGTCGCTGtgctgcaggaagaggaagagcaggagaccCTGCTGCATTGTGGGAAGACTCGATTCTTCCTCCTGGTTTTCTTGCTCTACTTCATACACAATGCCACCACTGAGCACAAGATCTGCAGAGGATGataaacatttcttttctttaaaaaaagacgaGGAGTAAATAAAGGGGAAATTCTCTCTAAATTGTAAAAACATTGCAAGCCCACACTGGTTGAAGACGCTGTTGCAATCAAACCAATGGGAGACACACCTCTGGGTAGGGCAGATAATCGTTTCTACCATTTGGTTTTATAGATCTAGTTTGAATAGCTTAATGCCACAGTAAACTTACCTCCATTAAGGTAAGTGTTTGTGGTCTTCTCTCTGACTACGATTGGGGCCGAGTGCATTATGAGACATTTCATTGTGAATGTATGAGCTACGTGCATCTCATGTCGACCTGTGGTTTCTGATTCACTGTGTCATCCACGAAggagtaaaatatataatgcaACAGCAGTTTCTGAGATGTCGGACAATTTTTAGTTTTATCATGACTTTCCTTTGTTACAAACATTCATGCTCCCCTGAGCAGATGTAAGCATCCTAATAAGATGGTGAACGTGATAAACATTACAAATGCTGAAACACAAGCATCGAAGCAATGTCACTGTAACAATGTGTTCATGCTGACGTTCACATTAAGCGGAATTCATGCAGCGCTTTAGCCAGCGAATTAGGTTTGGATTGTTGTGTGAtcattgttcagtgttttaatttaacaaagatGTTATTGGATTGTAACTGATACGGATATACGGATTTCTGTCATAATCATCACCATCCAAATCATGGTTAACACTTTCTTCACCCCAGATTCCACACCACACTTCTCTTCTGTGCAATGTGATAGTGTGCAACAAGACACAACACTCTGTTTGCAACCAACGTAAACCACTGGTGCAGATTATATTTTGATCGGAACATAACTCGCAGGAGACGATCATTTCAGTGGTGAGCCCCAGATTTACACTGTTGACAGGAAATGGAAATAGTCCACTGTCTTTGAGCGCTGTCTCTTTAAAGTTCTTTGTTattgtgttctgtgtgtgttctttgtttttcttctaccATTTGATCTTCTTTTATACCTCTGATTCAAATTATGGGCTCTTTGGTATTCATTAACATTTATATAAGCAGCTCCGGGCCAGGGCTGTACGCACAGTCCCTAAACAATCACAGGTGGTTGAGCTTACTCTTCCATGCAGACTGAGAGAAGTATGTTACTTGTATACTCTGTGAAGGAAACAATCCTTCTcgtaaaataaactaaaatgtttcctgttctGGTGTGTTGTTCCCATCAGTGGTTGTTATCTACCTTTGTaggaggagcagtggaggcCGTGCACACTCAGTTCTTCACAGCCCAGATGAGCAGGGAGGCTCTGGAAGAAACTTGAGGGGCCTGTAACAGGAACATTACTGGGGCTGTAAACCAAAACGTACACACGTGTGAAGTCAAGGAAGACTAATTATAACCAGATGCCCAAACAACCTCCACAGAGTCACCATGGAGGAGCAGTGATTTTACTCTGagctcctcaccctcctcaatTTCGACTGGTGCGAGCAGACACCCTGAAAAGGAAACTCATTATCATTGTTGGTATCGTGATTTCAGTCTTTTGGTTAATTGCCAAAAGCTTATATGACCCTGTGTGAGGGTTGAGGGTTCTCACTGGTGAAAAAGATCCACTGTTTAAGGAACATGGCCTGGGACTTGGAAGTGCTGGCCATCATCCCTGCAGCTGGTTCCAGTGCACCCTGGAGGTCACAGTGTTATGAAGCTATTTGAATCACGCCATCTGCAAAAACCACACACATAATCCAGAGACACTGTTTGTAACGACGCCCAATGATTGTTCCTGGCCCAGGAGGTAAAGAGGGTTGTCCACTAAGGCGGGTTGGTGCTTCAATCCCTGGTTCCTCTAGTCGGCTTTCCAGAGTGTCCTTTAGCAAGAAACTGAACCGCAAATTGCTTCTGAaagctgtgctgacagtgtgtgaacgGTGCCATAGAGAAAGGACTTCGTATAGAtacgctgtatgaatgtgtgtgtgtaaatgggtgaatgcaAATTTGACTGTAAAGCGTGTTGAGAGGTCAATAAGATTGGAAAAGCTTGAAATAAAACAGTGCATTTACCATCACAtccagaataataataaaatcagcaAAGGATATTTGTATGTGAGTGAGCTGGGTTGCGAGATTGGGGTACTGCAGCACACAGGGGCTAAGGAGTGTGACAGGCTGGACGCTGAGCTCCCCATACAGGCCTTGATCCATGGCTCGAGGTGGGATACTGAGCAGCAACCTGTCTCCGGGGTCAGGGTGTCCTCCCTGACACCAGCATCCTTTCTTAACACACTCTGGAGGCCTTTGAAACAAAGAAGAGACAATTACTTCCAGCAGACAAAAGTAAATTATGTATCTATGTTGAGATAAATATGATataagatgataaaaaaaagttttcattaCACATTTCTTCCTTAAAGTAGgatatcataaataaataatttaaaaacaacattactgTGTGTTACAGGTGACATCCAAACTCAATGAGGTCTCTCCTGCCTGTGCAActctacttttcattttcactctgGAAGAAAATGAACACAATGTCAGTGCTTCATAAAACAGAAGCCGATATTCCCATCCACCATTTAAAATAATGAGCTGCTGCATTACACCCATGAGAGATTAACTGGAGTAGTGAGATTTTATCTTTGTGATTGTAATGATGACACTATGGCAATAGCCTTTATGTGTGAGGCtattttaattactttataaAATAACTAAGCACAAGGTTGTTAATTACCATGTAATGCACAGTTTCATATAAATGCaatatgtgattttgtttacaagCGTATTTGTGGCTTTGTATTGTATTAGAGTGTACCTGAATTCTGGTTCGAGGGTCTGCtggttgaatttgaatttgagtTGGATTTTAatctgtgaaaaatgtaaaaagtcaaGTTTTTGCAAACTAGATTTGTATATAACTATGGATAGGGAAACAGATCCTCTCATACCCCTGCATTAGCCAAGCTGAATGTGCGTAGGAATGTCTCTATGTGAGTTTTCCACTCTGGACTTAAAAGTCTTGCATCTTTCATCTGTacagagaaaaggggaaaacagagagagacaagttACTGTCACTAATGAGATTTGAAAGGAAATACACTTAAAAATGTTTGGCTCCGTTTGAGTCTTGAGGCTCCACTTATTGACATATGTGCCATTCTGGTCCAATTATAAAGACCAGTAATGTGTCCCTGCACAGATGCTGCATCACAGGACAATCCGATACAAATAAGCTGCTCTGGTGCTTAAATGTTCAATGTTCAGTAATTATCATTCAGGACAATAGGATGCTAGGAGGATGAGTGTTGTTTGTACCTGAAAGGAGAGGAGTAATCTGAGGGAACCATACAGATCAGTGAAGGCAGACAGCTCCTCAGGGTCAGGCTCAGGACACGGCCACGAGCAGGGAAACATGCTCGCCTTCAAATCTGTGAGAACTCATGAAGCAAACAGAGGTTCGATAGAACACAGATGCATTTACACTTTGTGTTAGGTTTGTGTACATACCAGGTTGGAGTGCTTTCATTTTAATCCCAGTGCACCAGGGACCAGCAGCTGCAACTGTACAACAAAAGGGAAAACTGTCACAACACCTGGCTGTTTGTTATTGTGATCattgttttgaattatttattttacctggTTCTAACAGAGGCTGGGGGCAGTCACTGTCCTTTTAATTCTCTATACAATGTGGGGGTGGAGTTAATCTCAGATGTTATGTCATCTGATCAAACTTTTTTCTACAGTGCAGGCTTCACTCAGTGAATCCTCAAAGATTGAGGATTATTTGAACTGAACCTAATATCTAACTTGTGTGCACCATTATTAGACTATGATATTGTAGAACCAGTTTATAATGGGACTTAAATGGATAGTTcaaatgtccgctgtgatccacGCGTAATCGCTGGATTAGCATGTTGAAGGCTAACAACATGctaacaacacattttattccTTTAAGCTGCAATCCACTCGTCAGTAAGTGATTTTTACAGATTGGTAATAATGTAAATGTGCTTGCTTGAGGTAACACAATGTAACAGAACTTTTTCTACTATTTAAACCAGTGATAAGTAATGTACGGCTTGTTTCCTGTCAGATTAACCGCAGGACGCCCAGTGTTAGCCCCTGTTTGTTTAAACCGATGAGACGGCTCATGTTGTGGGTTGAATAGTTCCCACTCACCTGTGCAGTTTAAACTATGAGCAGACGTTTTAGTTTCAGTCCACAGGAGAACAACTAGTCCCCCTGTCGTCTTTACACCACGCTGTCGTCTCTGCTTCCCCAGGAGCTTCACCAGCCTCAACACCTGCAGTCATCACAACACCTAGCTCAGCAGGCTAACGCTACACATGCTAGTTAGCTTCAAGTGAACGGTCTGTAATTTATAAACTACAAACTGTCAATCCATTATAAAGTACAGACTGTCTGCTAAACAACAACTTTACCAgctaaaaaataacaaaattgaAAGATAAACTGAAAGCATTACCTGCTGTATCTCTCTCAACATGTTAGTAAACTACTGACATGACATCACTGGGAAAGTGTTACTGAAGGTTAATCaggaaaatgtactttaatTATCCGCGGTAGTTGTACTGGAACCTATTCTGTAGAAAATTAATAATGTGATTTATATCATTATACGACTCACTGGGGCCTTGAcgtaaaaactgtattttattgttGAAGTTAGGTTGGAGCATTAttgttatacattttatatgataaatattataaacataaatacatacattttataatttaaaaaaagtatatattataattattatgcTAAAGCTAATGGCAGTTTTCTATATGAtatgttgattattttcttgattaatggAGTGATGATTTTATCATTACTCATAATAAATAAACGCCTGGAAATGAAAAGTCACACATTTAATAATCTGGGTCAATACCGtgaaatgtgtgagtgagtgcttTTACATGAAAAATGACCTAAGCAATTATCTAAATAGCTTTTCTGCTGCTAAACTATTCTCAAACTGAAGTACAAGTTATTCAAAATTGTACTTAAGTTCTATACTTGAGTAAAATTACTTTGTAACATAAAAGCAAAAAAGTGTGAGAACTTTAAATAGGTGATCTATAAATCAAGAGGAAGTGACCTCAACTTGATTTTTGTATTTACGCAGGATTTTTTTATGCTGGTGTCATGAATCTACAATAAAACTCTGTAAATGTTTATTagcagtaaaatatataaagaattCATCAACTGATTCAATGGCTTAGTGATATTCTCTGTAACTTGGTGGATACTactaatgtatatatatatatatatatatagtaacaCTATTTGGCATATATAAACA
The Hippoglossus stenolepis isolate QCI-W04-F060 chromosome 7, HSTE1.2, whole genome shotgun sequence genome window above contains:
- the zgc:195212 gene encoding DUF4554 domain-containing protein yields the protein MLREIQQVLRLVKLLGKQRRQRGVKTTGGLVVLLWTETKTSAHSLNCTVAAAGPWCTGIKMKALQPVLTDLKASMFPCSWPCPEPDPEELSAFTDLYGSLRLLLSFQMKDARLLSPEWKTHIETFLRTFSLANAGIKIQLKFKFNQQTLEPEFRVKMKSRVAQAGETSLSLDVTCNTQPPECVKKGCWCQGGHPDPGDRLLLSIPPRAMDQGLYGELSVQPVTLLSPCVLQYPNLATQLTHIQVLVYSPSNVPVTGPSSFFQSLPAHLGCEELSVHGLHCSSYKDLVLSGGIVYEVEQENQEEESSLPTMQQGLLLFLFLQHSDPFTSQLSDVMATEALIEHHLEDILSNNRQAVTAALETELKKTLKAQQRRKRDQEKLRSAVKVILTSSISIVSSSSNMDFRNACLNSMKVRDTHELSASLCESLWRVTSWKFTPRGRCYSAQMEEEEESDGPTRTEI